The following are encoded together in the Kutzneria kofuensis genome:
- a CDS encoding VOC family protein produces the protein MDMKLEVVVLPVSDVDRAKAFYTRLGWREDADFPGRDGFRVIQLTPPGSAASVIFGAKVSGARPGSAQGLHLVVSDVEKARAELVERGIEVSEVFHDADGVFHHADGEKDVTGPDPERRSYSSFARFSDPDGNEWVLQEITTRLPGR, from the coding sequence ATGGACATGAAGCTCGAGGTTGTGGTCCTGCCCGTTTCCGACGTCGACCGGGCCAAGGCCTTCTACACCCGGCTGGGCTGGCGCGAGGACGCCGACTTCCCCGGCAGGGACGGCTTCCGGGTGATCCAGCTGACCCCGCCCGGGTCGGCCGCGTCGGTGATCTTCGGCGCGAAGGTGAGCGGCGCCCGGCCGGGCTCGGCGCAGGGCCTGCACCTGGTGGTGAGCGACGTCGAGAAGGCCCGCGCCGAGCTGGTGGAGCGGGGCATCGAGGTCAGTGAGGTGTTCCACGACGCCGACGGCGTCTTCCACCACGCCGACGGGGAGAAGGACGTCACCGGCCCGGACCCGGAGCGCCGCAGCTACTCCTCGTTCGCCCGGTTCAGCGACCCGGACGGCAACGAGTGGGTGCTGCAGGAGATCACCACCCGCCTGCCCGGACGGTAG
- a CDS encoding SGNH/GDSL hydrolase family protein, with protein sequence MPGLMALLIGSLIVAGAPGTFAPEYAALGDSYAAGVGTPGSTGHCGRSPEAYPSLYAEQHNLFNTHLVACNRASTADVINDQLGDLTGGTSLVSITVGGADAGFADVMSTCVLGGDAACIDKVHQAEKIVNGPLGDNLERTFQAIRAKARNANLVVLGYPHVVEDSGPCSLSVAKRKALNEGADQLAEVTRDRAAKAGAAFLDARPAFAGHGYCAPDAWINGVTAPDTDGSFHPNEAGQRLGYLPLLSG encoded by the coding sequence ATGCCTGGACTCATGGCGTTGCTGATCGGTTCGCTGATCGTCGCGGGTGCTCCCGGTACGTTCGCACCGGAGTACGCGGCGCTCGGCGACTCGTACGCGGCGGGGGTGGGCACACCGGGCTCTACCGGCCACTGTGGACGGAGCCCGGAGGCCTACCCCAGCCTGTACGCGGAGCAGCACAACCTGTTCAACACGCACCTGGTGGCGTGCAACAGGGCCAGCACCGCGGACGTGATCAACGACCAGCTCGGCGACCTCACCGGCGGGACGTCGCTCGTGAGCATCACCGTCGGCGGCGCCGATGCCGGCTTCGCGGACGTGATGTCGACGTGCGTGCTCGGCGGCGACGCGGCGTGCATCGACAAGGTCCACCAGGCGGAGAAGATCGTGAACGGGCCGCTCGGTGACAACCTGGAACGCACGTTCCAGGCGATCCGTGCGAAAGCACGCAACGCCAACCTGGTCGTGCTGGGGTACCCGCATGTGGTCGAGGACAGCGGCCCTTGTTCGCTGAGCGTCGCCAAGCGCAAGGCGCTCAACGAAGGCGCGGACCAGCTCGCCGAGGTGACGCGTGACCGGGCGGCGAAGGCCGGGGCGGCGTTCCTGGACGCGCGGCCGGCGTTCGCCGGGCACGGTTACTGCGCCCCCGACGCGTGGATCAACGGCGTGACGGCCCCGGACACCGATGGTTCCTTCCATCCCAACGAGGCCGGCCAGCGGTTGGGATACCTGCCGCTACTGAGCGGGTGA
- a CDS encoding DUF4360 domain-containing protein — MRGALAVAGLVLSLFTPVTDSQTSSPPPGKITLDIKTINGSGCPAGTADATAVVSPDNTAFTVTYNNFVARAGAGAAAVDQRKNCQINVLVHVPPGFTYAVAEADYSGFAHLAAGATALEQANYYFTGTAPTARVPHSLTGPFDGEWQTQDVADVLVYAPCGVDRNLNINAELRAGVGSSNSANGSYIEMDTSHASVSTVYQFAWKQC, encoded by the coding sequence ATGCGTGGTGCGTTGGCCGTTGCCGGCCTCGTCCTGTCGTTGTTCACACCCGTGACCGATTCGCAGACATCGTCGCCGCCGCCCGGAAAGATCACGCTCGATATCAAGACCATCAACGGTTCCGGCTGCCCGGCCGGCACCGCGGACGCCACGGCGGTCGTCTCGCCGGACAACACCGCCTTCACCGTCACCTACAACAACTTCGTCGCCCGCGCCGGGGCCGGCGCCGCCGCCGTCGACCAGCGCAAGAACTGCCAGATCAACGTCCTGGTCCACGTTCCGCCGGGCTTCACCTACGCCGTCGCGGAGGCCGACTACAGCGGCTTCGCCCACCTCGCCGCCGGCGCGACCGCCCTGGAGCAGGCCAACTACTACTTCACCGGCACCGCCCCCACCGCGCGGGTCCCGCACTCCCTCACCGGCCCGTTCGACGGCGAGTGGCAGACCCAGGACGTCGCCGACGTCCTCGTCTACGCCCCGTGCGGCGTCGACCGGAACCTGAACATCAACGCCGAGCTCCGCGCCGGCGTCGGCAGCTCCAACTCCGCCAACGGCAGCTACATCGAGATGGACACCTCGCACGCCAGCGTCAGCACCGTCTACCAGTTCGCCTGGAAGCAGTGCTGA
- a CDS encoding chitosanase — MSTAYTRRSVLSAAAVLALCATLAPAASASSGGDLNDPQKKEIAMELVSSAENSTLDWKSQYSYIEDIHDGRGYTAGIIGFCSGTGDMLELVQLYTDRKPSNVLAKYLPALEKVNGSDSHSGLDPNFKKDWATAAKDSVFQQAQNDERDRVYFNPSVSQAKSDGLGALGQFIYYDAIVMHGPGDDGTSFGGIRATAMRKAKTPAQGGNETTYLNAFLDARKAAMLTEEAHSDTSRVDTEQRVFLKAGNLALNPPLKWKVYGEPFEIDS, encoded by the coding sequence GTGTCAACCGCATACACCCGGCGCTCGGTCCTGTCCGCAGCCGCCGTCCTTGCCCTGTGCGCCACGCTCGCACCGGCCGCCTCCGCGTCCAGCGGCGGCGACCTGAACGATCCCCAGAAGAAGGAGATCGCGATGGAGCTGGTGTCCAGCGCGGAGAACTCCACGCTGGACTGGAAGTCGCAGTACTCCTACATCGAGGACATCCACGACGGCCGCGGCTACACCGCCGGCATCATCGGCTTCTGCTCCGGCACCGGCGACATGCTGGAACTCGTCCAGCTCTACACTGATCGCAAGCCGAGCAACGTGCTGGCCAAGTACCTGCCGGCGCTGGAGAAGGTCAACGGCTCCGACTCCCACAGCGGCCTCGACCCCAACTTCAAGAAGGACTGGGCCACCGCCGCCAAGGACTCCGTCTTCCAGCAGGCCCAGAACGACGAGCGGGACCGGGTCTACTTCAACCCGTCGGTCAGCCAGGCCAAGTCCGACGGCCTCGGCGCGCTCGGCCAGTTCATCTACTACGACGCCATCGTCATGCACGGCCCCGGCGACGACGGCACGTCCTTCGGCGGCATCCGCGCCACCGCCATGCGCAAGGCCAAGACCCCGGCCCAGGGCGGCAACGAGACCACGTACCTCAACGCCTTCCTGGACGCCCGCAAGGCCGCCATGCTCACCGAGGAGGCCCACAGCGACACCAGCCGCGTCGACACCGAGCAGCGGGTGTTCCTGAAGGCCGGCAACCTCGCCCTCAACCCGCCGCTGAAGTGGAAGGTCTACGGCGAGCCCTTCGAGATCGACAGCTGA
- a CDS encoding MarR family winged helix-turn-helix transcriptional regulator produces MPDEDVTLDMTAEVVDLIGAITRRYAAEAQAAATPHGLTAMQAKALRAARTPVPMRRIAEVLHTEPPNVTPIVDRLAEYGLLERRPNPDDRRGKLVAATEAGLAVVADLDARMPFAGNPLAPLTDRQRQALRDLLKLVLDG; encoded by the coding sequence ATGCCGGACGAGGACGTGACCCTGGACATGACCGCCGAGGTGGTGGACCTCATAGGCGCCATCACCCGCAGGTACGCGGCCGAGGCCCAGGCCGCCGCCACTCCGCACGGCCTGACGGCGATGCAGGCCAAGGCGCTGCGCGCGGCCCGGACGCCGGTGCCCATGCGCCGGATCGCCGAGGTGCTGCACACGGAGCCGCCGAACGTGACGCCGATCGTGGACCGGCTCGCCGAGTACGGGCTGTTGGAACGCCGCCCCAATCCCGACGACCGTCGCGGCAAGCTCGTCGCCGCCACCGAGGCCGGGCTGGCCGTCGTCGCCGACCTCGACGCCCGCATGCCCTTTGCCGGCAACCCCCTGGCCCCGCTGACCGACCGCCAGCGGCAAGCCCTCCGCGACCTGCTCAAGCTCGTCCTGGACGGCTAG
- a CDS encoding HNH endonuclease signature motif containing protein: MEELTREMENRPPSGDLFDLIMGVDWARMDTDQLVTVSILARKLKSACEWVELAALRRTEDPTELAMALTEPEQTVARRKEASQVLETLPRLAELLRRGELDFRRLDAVRERVQHLSPDLVAEVEDALVDMAAGLNRTQLCRKTTALVAHADPDGYETRCRKATKDRRVEFSPLPDGMAKLTWILPATDAHLVFQQLCKDAKALPTDDRTTDQKRSDALLDRLRGTSRDWNVRTFVTLSMETLMGLTNDPGHLAGYGPIAADTARELAMHGPWRGILLDQYRHATAITTDTYRPTTLMKEFAHVSAGGTCTAPGCASPIQELDHITPWPAGHTTPANLQGLCTWHHHRKHDNYTATRDPDGTSHWTTPTGRHYTTRPFEY, from the coding sequence ATGGAAGAACTCACCCGCGAAATGGAGAACAGACCGCCCAGCGGGGACCTGTTCGACCTGATCATGGGTGTGGACTGGGCGAGGATGGACACCGACCAGTTGGTGACGGTGTCCATCCTCGCCCGCAAACTGAAGTCCGCCTGCGAATGGGTCGAACTGGCCGCACTACGCCGGACCGAGGACCCCACCGAGCTCGCCATGGCCCTCACCGAACCCGAACAGACCGTGGCCCGCCGCAAGGAAGCCAGCCAGGTGTTGGAGACGCTGCCCCGGCTGGCCGAGCTGCTAAGGCGTGGTGAGTTGGACTTTCGCCGGCTCGACGCCGTGCGGGAACGGGTCCAGCACCTGTCCCCCGACCTGGTTGCCGAGGTCGAAGACGCCCTGGTCGACATGGCCGCCGGGTTGAACCGCACCCAACTGTGCCGCAAGACCACCGCCCTGGTCGCCCACGCCGACCCCGACGGTTATGAGACCCGCTGCCGCAAGGCCACCAAGGACCGCCGGGTCGAGTTCTCCCCGCTACCGGACGGCATGGCCAAACTGACCTGGATCCTGCCCGCCACCGACGCCCACCTCGTGTTCCAACAACTCTGCAAAGACGCCAAAGCCCTCCCCACCGACGACCGCACCACCGACCAGAAACGCTCCGACGCCCTCCTGGACCGGTTGCGGGGCACGTCTCGGGACTGGAACGTGCGGACCTTCGTCACCCTCTCCATGGAAACCCTGATGGGCCTGACCAACGACCCCGGCCACCTCGCCGGCTACGGCCCCATCGCCGCCGACACCGCCCGCGAGCTGGCCATGCACGGCCCCTGGCGAGGCATCCTGCTCGACCAGTACCGCCACGCCACCGCCATCACCACCGACACCTACCGCCCCACCACCCTGATGAAGGAATTCGCCCACGTGTCCGCCGGCGGAACCTGCACCGCCCCCGGCTGCGCCAGCCCCATCCAAGAGCTGGACCACATCACCCCCTGGCCAGCCGGCCACACCACACCCGCCAATCTTCAGGGCCTCTGCACCTGGCACCACCACCGCAAACACGACAACTACACCGCGACCAGGGACCCGGACGGCACCTCACACTGGACCACCCCCACCGGCCGCCACTACACGACTCGCCCCTTCGAATACTGA
- a CDS encoding MFS transporter, protein MARSEFRWWFGSQVLSASGTITQSVAVSWLVLRLNSNAIFLALVTVCTMAPLIPLGPWAGSLVDHVDRRRLLMLTQTLLAALSLLLGVLTATGAIQLWSLFAISLATGAVSAVDGPARQVFVRDLVGGAGVASAVSLNEVVINVSRVLGPAVGGVLLSTVGVTWGFVANALSFVAPLIVLRQTATRSDRIDRPAREPGAIRAGLRYVRGQPAILACVLLAAATGMLFDLGVALPLLATTVWHLGGAGFGSLMAAFGIGALPGAGMAAATTWPTGRRVRVLAVATGLSAILVGYAPHPIVAYAGMIIAGFASIWFIAMANTLVQVESAPAMRGRVMGVWTMALPGMLPVTSLVAAGITEGLGPRTGFAASGVPLLLTVAAGWRALGRHRSSEDRSALTS, encoded by the coding sequence TTGGCCAGGTCGGAGTTCCGGTGGTGGTTCGGCAGCCAGGTGTTGTCCGCGTCCGGCACCATCACACAGTCGGTCGCCGTGTCGTGGCTGGTGCTCCGGCTGAACTCGAACGCGATCTTCCTGGCGCTGGTGACGGTCTGCACCATGGCCCCGCTGATCCCGCTCGGCCCGTGGGCGGGCTCGCTGGTCGATCACGTGGACCGCCGCCGGCTGCTGATGCTGACGCAGACCCTGCTCGCCGCGCTGTCGCTGCTGCTCGGCGTGCTGACGGCGACGGGCGCGATCCAACTCTGGTCGCTGTTCGCCATCTCCCTGGCCACCGGCGCGGTCAGCGCGGTGGACGGGCCGGCGCGGCAGGTGTTCGTCCGGGACCTCGTCGGCGGCGCGGGCGTGGCCAGTGCGGTCAGCCTCAACGAGGTCGTGATCAACGTGTCACGGGTGCTCGGGCCGGCGGTCGGCGGCGTGCTGCTGTCCACCGTGGGCGTCACGTGGGGTTTCGTGGCCAACGCGCTGTCGTTCGTCGCCCCGCTGATCGTGTTGCGGCAGACCGCCACCCGCTCCGATCGGATCGACCGCCCCGCGCGGGAACCCGGCGCGATCCGGGCCGGGCTCCGTTACGTCAGGGGACAGCCGGCGATCCTGGCCTGTGTCCTGCTGGCGGCCGCCACGGGCATGCTGTTCGATCTCGGTGTCGCGTTGCCGCTGCTGGCGACCACCGTGTGGCATCTCGGCGGCGCGGGATTCGGATCGCTGATGGCGGCATTCGGCATCGGCGCGCTGCCCGGGGCCGGCATGGCCGCGGCGACCACCTGGCCGACCGGACGCCGGGTCCGGGTCCTTGCCGTCGCCACCGGCCTGTCGGCGATCCTTGTCGGCTACGCCCCACATCCGATCGTGGCGTACGCAGGCATGATCATCGCTGGCTTCGCGTCCATCTGGTTCATCGCGATGGCCAACACGCTGGTGCAGGTGGAGTCGGCCCCGGCGATGCGGGGCCGGGTCATGGGTGTGTGGACCATGGCGCTGCCCGGAATGCTGCCGGTCACGAGCCTGGTGGCCGCCGGCATCACCGAGGGGCTCGGGCCGCGCACCGGCTTCGCCGCGTCGGGCGTGCCGCTGCTGCTCACCGTGGCGGCGGGCTGGCGGGCGCTCGGCCGGCACCGGAGTTCCGAGGACCGCTCGGCCTTGACATCATAA
- a CDS encoding dihydrolipoyl dehydrogenase family protein, whose amino-acid sequence MTNDRFDAIVLGGGAPGEHCAAAIAAGGLRVAIVERELLGGECSYWACIPSKTLMRPGEAVAGARDVPGAREAVTGPVDAAAALAWRDFMVSSYDDAGQRKWAEGAGIEVLRGSGRLAGPHTVAVGDRTYTADHIVVATGSDPVIPPVPGLRELHGVWTNREATGAKEIPRRLLVLGGGPTGVELAQAFHRFGSQVTLVDGADRVLPREPKALGEALAGALAADGVELVLGQHASAARVEGDEYVLDLPDDTQLRGDKLLVATGRRPRVDGIGLETVGVEADPHGIAVDDRMSAGDGLWAIGDVTGQWNLTHVGEYHGRVVASNIHGRPRTVDYDAVPRVVFTHPQAAAVGAAEGAYTSTIQLSGVPRTATYTRAYDTTPGFLTLVSDGAVLTGAYALGPEAGEWLQQATVAIRARVPLDIMLDVIQPFPTFSESFLHALRDLDRQIHA is encoded by the coding sequence ATGACCAACGATCGCTTCGACGCCATCGTGCTCGGTGGCGGCGCGCCCGGCGAGCACTGCGCGGCCGCGATCGCCGCGGGCGGCCTGCGGGTCGCCATCGTCGAGCGGGAGCTGCTCGGCGGCGAATGCTCGTACTGGGCCTGCATTCCGTCCAAGACGCTGATGCGTCCCGGCGAAGCCGTCGCCGGGGCGCGGGATGTGCCGGGCGCGCGGGAGGCGGTGACCGGTCCCGTCGACGCGGCCGCCGCGTTGGCCTGGCGGGACTTCATGGTCTCCTCCTACGACGACGCCGGCCAGCGGAAGTGGGCCGAGGGCGCCGGCATCGAGGTGCTGCGTGGGTCGGGCCGGCTGGCCGGCCCACACACCGTGGCGGTCGGTGACCGCACGTACACGGCGGACCATATCGTCGTCGCCACCGGTTCGGACCCGGTGATCCCGCCCGTCCCCGGGCTCCGTGAACTGCACGGAGTGTGGACGAACCGCGAGGCCACCGGGGCGAAGGAGATCCCGCGCCGGCTGCTCGTGCTGGGCGGCGGCCCCACCGGCGTGGAGCTGGCCCAGGCGTTCCACCGGTTCGGCTCGCAGGTCACGCTGGTCGACGGCGCCGACCGGGTGCTGCCCCGCGAGCCGAAGGCGCTCGGCGAGGCCCTGGCCGGGGCGCTGGCCGCCGACGGCGTCGAGCTCGTGCTCGGCCAGCACGCCAGCGCCGCCCGTGTCGAAGGCGACGAGTACGTGCTGGACCTGCCCGACGACACCCAGCTGCGCGGCGACAAGCTGCTGGTCGCCACCGGCCGGCGGCCGCGGGTCGACGGCATCGGCCTGGAGACGGTCGGCGTCGAGGCCGACCCGCACGGCATCGCCGTCGACGACCGGATGTCGGCCGGTGACGGGCTGTGGGCCATCGGTGACGTCACCGGCCAGTGGAACCTGACCCACGTCGGCGAGTACCACGGGCGGGTGGTGGCGTCGAACATCCACGGCCGCCCCCGGACGGTCGACTACGACGCCGTGCCGCGGGTGGTGTTCACCCATCCGCAGGCCGCCGCGGTCGGCGCGGCCGAGGGCGCGTACACCTCGACCATCCAGCTCTCCGGGGTACCGCGGACCGCCACCTACACCCGGGCCTACGACACCACTCCCGGTTTCCTCACCCTCGTCTCCGACGGCGCGGTCCTCACCGGCGCGTACGCCCTCGGTCCCGAGGCCGGCGAGTGGCTCCAGCAGGCCACTGTCGCAATTCGGGCACGGGTGCCGCTGGACATCATGTTGGACGTCATCCAGCCGTTTCCCACGTTCTCGGAGTCGTTCCTGCACGCGTTGCGGGACCTCGACCGCCAAATTCACGCCTGA
- a CDS encoding SDR family oxidoreductase, translating to MTDTVLVTGTSTGIGLATAIAAAKAGWRVVATMRDTARSSALLEAAATAGVTDLIDVRALDVTDAEAAAACVDEVVRDHGRLDAVINNAGAGHLGTLEQESIDEVRAVFEVNFFGMLNVTKPALPHLRASGGRLLAVTSVGGVVGQPFSESYCAAKFAVEGYLESLAPVVGAHGVRVTVVEPGAVASEFVTNVGFDPAQVDAAGPYAPQLRNVLNHIGDAFSSAQSSEDAAAAIVDTLTADKPAFRVQTSEVARTFNATKLADMDGSAVQAMTTEWVS from the coding sequence ATGACCGACACCGTGCTCGTCACGGGCACCTCCACCGGCATCGGCCTGGCCACCGCCATCGCCGCCGCCAAGGCCGGCTGGCGGGTCGTGGCCACCATGCGTGACACCGCGAGGTCGTCCGCCCTGCTGGAGGCCGCCGCGACCGCCGGCGTCACCGACCTGATCGACGTCCGCGCGCTGGACGTCACCGACGCCGAGGCCGCGGCCGCCTGCGTGGACGAGGTCGTGCGGGACCACGGCCGGCTCGACGCCGTGATCAACAATGCCGGCGCCGGCCACCTCGGCACCCTGGAGCAGGAGTCGATCGACGAGGTCCGGGCCGTGTTCGAGGTCAACTTCTTCGGCATGCTCAACGTGACCAAGCCCGCCCTGCCGCACCTGCGCGCTTCCGGCGGCCGGCTGCTGGCCGTGACCAGTGTCGGCGGCGTTGTCGGCCAGCCGTTCAGCGAGTCCTACTGCGCGGCCAAGTTCGCCGTCGAGGGCTACCTGGAGTCCCTGGCTCCGGTCGTCGGCGCCCACGGCGTTCGCGTCACCGTCGTCGAACCCGGCGCGGTGGCCAGTGAGTTCGTCACCAACGTCGGCTTCGACCCCGCGCAGGTTGACGCCGCCGGCCCCTACGCCCCTCAGCTGCGTAACGTCCTGAACCACATCGGCGACGCCTTCTCCAGCGCCCAGTCCTCCGAGGACGCCGCCGCTGCCATCGTCGACACCCTCACCGCCGACAAGCCGGCGTTCCGCGTGCAGACCTCCGAGGTCGCCCGCACCTTCAACGCCACCAAGCTCGCCGACATGGACGGCTCCGCCGTCCAGGCCATGACCACCGAGTGGGTCTCCTAG